ACAATACAAGCCATAAAATGATTAGTCTCCATTCATGACGAGCTTCCTGGATTTAGTGGCTAACAGAGCAGGAAAAAAGGATCTCACTTGCGAACCCATAAAAATAACCTCCTTACTTTTTGGTGGCCTAAACATCGTCTGCTTCCGTgcctgttaagtgccaaaatattcatattttagctcttaaacttatgtgtgttaattccttaataacgttagtttgtgttattttagttcctttttgtgttttccatgcttttgtaggcttttggaagaaaatgaagtaaatttagaagatttgagctcaaagagagaaattgggaaaagttggagcttctgacagtgcgatcgatcgcaggttccctgcgatcgagcgcactaccagagaggaCAAGCCGCGAagcagccaagtgcgatcgagcgcacacgggttgcgatcgatcgcacccgtgcgcaagtGACAAATCAGCTGCGGCCAAACTCCTTTTTcctttcatattagggttttccaactcccacttgtaatacgAGTAAAATCCTatgaatttcctaggtttactagtgtaacaaggacttctaaagcctataaataggcctcttagcctctaggaataggtgtggagaaaagaggcacaagctctgaaaatgaactgaaggctagatcaaaaggagtttgagttttttctCTTacaccttttattttcattatgtagtttatattttaattagggctagattgaagccctaatcatgtctatttatgattgcaatattggcgcctttgctacatttatattttggtatatttaacttgattaattcctgttttcatgaattcctcatatgtgtgtgcctgatcaatatatacatgtggtatagactagttagttaaatcaattctgatgaccaagtcctgagtttaataaaagtaacaaaagatatccacaccggattcttgggttaatcaacatggggaaccgggagtatacacccatgccctaggcctcatgtgtttgtcgattttcatagatttatgctttcttaaaaaacaacttagtatacacccatgctaaatcctttaagaaataaaataattagagtatacacccatgcctaattcgtcgcttaggaaaatctatagcttcctttaagaaagaaaaaaattagagtatacactcatgtcTAATTCGtcgcttagggaaatctatagcttaaggagtatacacccatgcccttaggttgacaaacattaaatataccggtataattggcacattgacatattgttatcttaattagtctgattagtggtggatatcaaaactctaatcctttttagtttatcttttattttatttctttattttaattcaatagtgacaattgaattttattggttgaattaaatagaaaattacttctaaacataatttaccaatcctcgtgagaatgatctcgtatttgcctactatactatcgtttgatcttgtacacttgcgagtaaaacgtaccaagtatttgcctattaatttaggtgaatatttggcacaacagagTGCAATCAATGTTGGCGTAGTGCAACTTGTCTAAAACCTCTATATTGTGTATATTTAGCTAACATGAAAcaagaattttcaaaaataatatttaaagaaaaaaaatatataaaatataaaatagtattaaaaaacAGTAGATAAAATGCTCTTATACATTCACTTCCTTGCCTCTCAAGCATGCTGAATCCCCACTTTGATATACCTTCCTTCACATGTTCATTCACATCACTTACAATTTTCACATATTTCCTTCACATACCTTCCTTCACACATTCATTGCCCTATCCTGAATTTTTTTACAGCATCAAGCCAAATCTATTCCCAAAACCTTCTAAACTTTGGGATGTTTCTCAACTTCATTTCCAATTCaaccttcttctccctctcatATATTATCCACCCTTTCCCCCATTCCTTCCACAAAACATAGTCATCTCTTCTCCCTCCACCAAATccaaaccccaaaaaatacaaagaaaaaaaaagaaaaaatccagaCCCACATCCAATCCACCTCCACAAAAGAACTTCTCCACTCTATCCAGCAAATTCATATTCTAAATGGAAGTCTTGAGAAACCTAGAGAGAAAAGCTAGGAGCTTAGTTAAAAAACGTCGCCAATCCCTAGCACTCCTACCAGCTCAACCGCCACGTGAACCTGAACCCCCAACCACAATCATCGTGTCAGAGCCACCACCACAAACCCAACCTCTCCGACCATTCCTCTTCCCTCGAATCCAGTCCACAGTCCTCCCTGATCCCTCCCTCTTCTTCTCCCCTGCACTCCTCGCCACCCCACTCCCCACAAACTCTTTCTTCCAAAACTTCACCCTAAACAATGGTGACCAGCCTGAGTACATCCACCCCTACCTCATAAAACCCTCCCTctcctctctttccctctcctaCCCATCTCGCTTCTTCAACTCAGCTTTCATCACCCAGATTTTCAAGCTTGACCTCACCATCTTCGCCTCAGAAAACACCCACCCAGATGCTAAAAGAACGCACATTATCTCCTCCTCCAGTGATCTCAGTGTCACTCTGGACTTTCCCTCTTCCAACCTGAGGTTCTTCCTCGTCCGGGGAAGCCCGTTTCTGACTTGTTCTGTCTCCGGCGGCACCGCCATTTCGATATCAACCATCCACGccattctctcattttcatcaaaCACTGCTCTCACCAAGTACACCGTCAAGCTCAACAACGACCAGACATGGCTCATATACACGTCCTCGCCGATCAGTCTCTCACACAGCCTCTCTTTGATCACTTCTACGGGGTTTTCGGGCATAATTCGGATTGCAGCATTGCCAGACCTCGATCCAAGACACGAGGCGATTCTCGACCGGTTCAGTTATTGTTACCCGATTTCCGGTGATGCCGAATTCACTAAGCCATTTTTCTTGGAATACAAATGGGAGAAGAAAGGTTGGGGGGATTTGCTCATTTTAGCTCACCCTCTCCATCTTCGGCTACTAGACCGTGACAATTCTAAAGTTACTGTCTTGGAGGATTTTAAGTATAAGAGTATTGATGGTGACCTTGTTGGTGTTGTTGGAGATTCGTGGGGATTGAAACCAGCCCAAGTCCCTGTAAATTGGCATTCAATTAGAGGTATCAAAGAAGAATCATATGCTGAGATTATCTCTGTACTTTCTGCGGATGTTGATGCTTTGAATTCGACGGCGATAACAACCAATTCATCTTACTTTTATGGGAAATTGATTGCAAGAGCGGCAAGGTTGGCATTGATAGCAGAGGAGGTgtatttttttgaagtgattcCTACGATAAAGAAGTTCCTGAAGGATACAATTGAGCCATGGTTGGATGGAACCTTTAGTGGGAATGGTTTTATGTATGATGCTAAATGGGGTGGAATTGTCACTAAGCAAGGGGCATTGGATTCTGGGGCTGATTTTGGTTTTGGTGTTTATAATGATCACCATTATCATTTGGGTTACTTTCTTTATGCAATTTCAGTTCTTGCCAA
This window of the Corylus avellana chromosome ca5, CavTom2PMs-1.0 genome carries:
- the LOC132180889 gene encoding glucan endo-1,3-beta-D-glucosidase 1-like encodes the protein MEVLRNLERKARSLVKKRRQSLALLPAQPPREPEPPTTIIVSEPPPQTQPLRPFLFPRIQSTVLPDPSLFFSPALLATPLPTNSFFQNFTLNNGDQPEYIHPYLIKPSLSSLSLSYPSRFFNSAFITQIFKLDLTIFASENTHPDAKRTHIISSSSDLSVTLDFPSSNLRFFLVRGSPFLTCSVSGGTAISISTIHAILSFSSNTALTKYTVKLNNDQTWLIYTSSPISLSHSLSLITSTGFSGIIRIAALPDLDPRHEAILDRFSYCYPISGDAEFTKPFFLEYKWEKKGWGDLLILAHPLHLRLLDRDNSKVTVLEDFKYKSIDGDLVGVVGDSWGLKPAQVPVNWHSIRGIKEESYAEIISVLSADVDALNSTAITTNSSYFYGKLIARAARLALIAEEVYFFEVIPTIKKFLKDTIEPWLDGTFSGNGFMYDAKWGGIVTKQGALDSGADFGFGVYNDHHYHLGYFLYAISVLAKIDPAWGRKYRPQAYSVMADFMNLGRRSDSNYTRLRCFDMYKLHSWAGGLAEFGDGRNQESTSKAVNAYYSAALMGLAYGDTHLVSIGSMLAALEIQAAQTWWHVRESDNMYEEVFARENKVVGVLWANKRDSGLWFAPPEWRGCRLGIQVLPLLPITEVLFSDVDFVKELVKWTLPALERKGVGEGWKGFTHALEGIYDKDGALKKIKNLNGFDDGNSLTNLLWWIHSRGDGEGEGGKHDWFVHYCH